The stretch of DNA CAAAATCGGGATGAACCGCAGGGAATTAAAAGTCTTTGAAGGGGGTCTGGGGGAAACTTTCTACAGAAAGTTTCCCCCAGGGTCATTAAAAGGATTGCCTTATAGCTCGGGCTTCCTTCGGGCGGCGCCTCACAGTTCCACAAGTCGCGCCGAGATGATGTGTGGAAGCTTGAGGAGCTTGTCTATGAGGCCCCTGGAGAGCGGCGTATCTATGTTCCACACGCTCACGGCCTCGCCGCCCACGGCCTCGCGGCCGAGGTGAAGCCTTGCGATGTTCACGTTGTTTGCGCCGAGCAGCGTGCCCACGTTGCCTATGACGCCTGGTTTGTCCTCGTTATGGAGTATGAGGAGGTAGCCCTCGGGCACGGCGTCGATGAAGAACTTGTCGAGCCTCACTATCCTCGGCTCTCTCCTGCCGAAGAGCGAGCCCTCGACCACGCTCTCGGCGCCGTCGGAGGTCTTTACCTTGATGGTCACGGAGCTTACGAAGTCGATGGAGCGCGAGCTCTTCACCTCCACCACCTTGATGCCCCGCTCCTCGGCGACGAACCGGGCGTTGACGAAGTTTACGTACTGGTCCATGAGGCGGTCGAGGATGCCTTTTATGGAGGCCATGGTGATGGGCGAGACGTCGTGGTCCAGGACCTCGCCGGTGTACTCGATGACGATCTCCTCGATGCCGCTCGTTATGGTCTGGCCCAGCAGGCTTCCGAGTTTTTCGCCGAGGTCTATGTAGGGGCCGAGCACGTCGAGGAGCTCGCCCGGCACGCTGGGCACGTTGACGGCATTGCGGATGGTGCCGGTAGTGAGATAGTCGGCCATCTGCTCGGCCACGGCGACGGCGACCTTTTCCTGGGCCTCGCGCGTCGAGGCGCCGAGGTGGGGGGTGAGGATGACCTTTTCGTGCTTGAGGAGCGGGTTGTCCGGCGGGGGCGGCTCGGTCTCGAAGACGTCGAGCGCCGCTCCGGCGACGATGCCCGACTCGATGGCCTCCAAGAGGTCCGCCTCGTTCACTATGCCGCCGCGGGCGCAGTTTATGAGCCTTATGCCCCGTTTCATCTTCTTGAAGGCGTCGGCGTTTATGATGTTGCGGGTATCGGGCGTGAGCGGCACGTGGATCGAGAGGAAATCGCTGCCCGCCAGGCACTCATCCAGGCTTACGAGCCTTACGCCGAGCTTGTCGGCCGCCTCCTCGGAGATGAAGGGGTCGTAGGCGATGACGTTCATCTTAAGCCCCTGGGCCCTCGAGGCGACGACGGCGCCTATGTTGCCTATGCCGAGGATGCCCAGCGTCTTGCCCGTGAGCTCGGTGCCCTGGAACCTCTTCTTCTCCCACCTGCCCTCGCGCATGGTGGCCGTGGCCTGCGGGATGTTGCGGGCAAGCGAGACCATCATGGCCACGGCGTGCTCGGCCGTGGTGACCGTGTTGCCGCCCGGCGTGTTCATGACGACCACGCCCTTCTTCGTCGCCGCGGGCACGTCGATGTTGTCCACGCCCGTGCCGGCCCGGCCGATGACCTTCAGGTTCTCGGCCGCCTCCAGGATATGGGCCGTGACCTTCGTGGCGCTTCGCACCACGAGGCCGTGATACTCCTTGATCTTCTCCCTGAGCTCATCGGGGCTGAGCCCCGTCTGTACGTCGCATTCTATGCCGGGCGTCTTCTCGAAGACCTCGCGGGCCTTGTCCGACATGCTGTCGCTTATGAGTACCTTCATCTTACTCGAAACCCTCCAGGAGTATGGACTGGGCCGCGGCCACGCCCTTGCCGAGCTCCACGGGGTGGCCGAACTTGCTCAGCGCCATCTCGATTGTCGAGACGGCTATGATCATGTCGAAGGTGTCTATGTAGCCGAGGTGGGCTATCCTGAATATCTTGCCCTTGAGATGGTCCTGGCCTCCGGCCATGGTGACGCCCATCTCGTCGCGCATGTACTTTACGAACCTGCCGCCGTCGACACCTGCGGGCACGTAGACGCCGGTGGCTGCCGGCGAGGGGCTCTCGGGGGCGAGGAGCGTGAGCCCGTGGGCCTCCATGGCCGCCCTGGCGGCGGCGGCGAGCCTCAAGTGCCGGGCGAAGACGTTTTCAAGGCCCTCTTCCTTTATGAGGGTCAGGGCCTCGAGAAGTCCGTTTATGAGGGACACGGCCGG from Deltaproteobacteria bacterium encodes:
- a CDS encoding phosphoglycerate dehydrogenase, whose product is MKVLISDSMSDKAREVFEKTPGIECDVQTGLSPDELREKIKEYHGLVVRSATKVTAHILEAAENLKVIGRAGTGVDNIDVPAATKKGVVVMNTPGGNTVTTAEHAVAMMVSLARNIPQATATMREGRWEKKRFQGTELTGKTLGILGIGNIGAVVASRAQGLKMNVIAYDPFISEEAADKLGVRLVSLDECLAGSDFLSIHVPLTPDTRNIINADAFKKMKRGIRLINCARGGIVNEADLLEAIESGIVAGAALDVFETEPPPPDNPLLKHEKVILTPHLGASTREAQEKVAVAVAEQMADYLTTGTIRNAVNVPSVPGELLDVLGPYIDLGEKLGSLLGQTITSGIEEIVIEYTGEVLDHDVSPITMASIKGILDRLMDQYVNFVNARFVAEERGIKVVEVKSSRSIDFVSSVTIKVKTSDGAESVVEGSLFGRREPRIVRLDKFFIDAVPEGYLLILHNEDKPGVIGNVGTLLGANNVNIARLHLGREAVGGEAVSVWNIDTPLSRGLIDKLLKLPHIISARLVEL